A DNA window from Christiangramia salexigens contains the following coding sequences:
- the tgt gene encoding tRNA guanosine(34) transglycosylase Tgt: protein MDFELLTTDSGSKARAGTITTDHGKIETPIFMPVGTVASVKGVHQKELKEDINPDIILGNTYHLYLRPQTEILKKAGGLHKFMNWDRNILTDSGGYQVYSLSARRKIKEEGVKFKSHIDGSYHTFTPENVMEIQRAIGADIIMAFDECTPYPCDYNYAKRSMHMTHRWLDRCINHLEKTPEMYGYQQTLFPIVQGSTYKDLRRQSAEYIANAGAEGNAIGGLSVGEPAEEMYAMTEVVTEILPEDKPRYLMGVGTPINILENIALGVDMFDCVMPTRNGRNGMLFTSHGTINIKNKKWEADFSPIDEEGVSFVDSQYSKAYVRHLFSVNEMLGRQIASIHNLSFYLWLVREARKHILAGDFTEWKNKMVKQMDKRL, encoded by the coding sequence ATGGATTTTGAACTTTTAACTACCGATTCCGGAAGTAAAGCCAGAGCAGGTACTATTACTACAGATCATGGTAAAATTGAAACCCCGATCTTTATGCCTGTGGGGACTGTAGCTTCCGTAAAAGGGGTGCATCAGAAAGAATTAAAGGAAGACATTAACCCAGATATAATTCTTGGAAATACCTATCACTTATACTTAAGGCCACAAACCGAAATTCTTAAAAAAGCGGGAGGGCTTCATAAGTTTATGAACTGGGACAGGAATATTCTAACCGATAGTGGTGGATATCAGGTTTATTCTCTTTCTGCAAGAAGAAAGATTAAAGAGGAAGGCGTAAAGTTCAAATCACATATAGACGGGTCTTATCATACATTTACTCCGGAGAATGTAATGGAGATCCAAAGAGCCATTGGTGCAGATATCATTATGGCCTTTGATGAATGTACGCCTTACCCCTGCGATTATAACTATGCAAAAAGATCTATGCATATGACGCATCGCTGGCTGGACAGATGTATTAATCATCTTGAAAAAACACCGGAAATGTATGGCTATCAGCAAACTTTGTTTCCAATCGTTCAGGGAAGCACATATAAAGACTTGAGAAGACAATCTGCAGAATATATTGCCAATGCAGGAGCTGAAGGTAACGCCATTGGTGGTTTATCTGTTGGTGAACCAGCCGAGGAAATGTATGCGATGACAGAAGTTGTGACGGAAATTCTTCCGGAAGACAAACCTCGATATTTAATGGGTGTAGGGACTCCTATCAATATTTTGGAGAATATTGCGTTAGGAGTAGATATGTTTGATTGTGTAATGCCAACCCGAAATGGTAGGAATGGAATGTTGTTCACTTCTCACGGAACTATAAATATCAAGAATAAGAAGTGGGAAGCCGATTTTTCTCCTATAGATGAAGAGGGCGTGAGTTTCGTGGATAGTCAATATTCAAAAGCTTATGTAAGACACCTCTTTTCGGTAAACGAAATGCTGGGAAGACAAATCGCCAGTATTCATAACCTAAGCTTTTATCTGTGGTTGGTAAGGGAAGCGAGAAAGCATATCTTAGCCGGAGATTTTACCGAGTGGAAGAATAAAATGGTGAAACAAATGGATAAACGTCTATAA
- the dnaB gene encoding replicative DNA helicase, translating to MEKVSSPQNFSYKKSNVVSLEKGKLPPQAVDLEEVVLGAMMIDKKGVDEIIDILQPEAFYKTAHNYIYEAIKKLFDNSEAIDLLTVSNQLKKDGKFDKVGGDYYLIQLTQKVSSSAHIEFHARIILQKYIQRSLIKISNEIIEEAFDEGADVFDLLDNAEAKLYEVTQGNIKRSTETAQSLVIQAKKKIQEISNKEGLSGVPSGFEKLDELTSGWQPSDLIIVAARPGMGKTALTLSMARNIAVDQGIPVAFFSLEMASVQLITRLISSETGLSSEKLRTGKLEQHEWEQLNVKVKDLEKAPLFIDDTPSLSIFDLRAKARRLASQHGIRMIVIDYLQLMTAGGGQKGGNREQEISTISRNLKALAKELNVPVIALSQLSRAVETRGGSKRPLLSDLRESGAIEQDADIVSFIYRPEYYKIEEWDDEERTPTQGQAEFIVAKHRNGGLENIRLKFIGELGKFDNLEDFSFPSEIPSSMNSGDNEFGSQNLPNPSADEAFGSSMNSDFDDNDVPF from the coding sequence ATGGAAAAAGTTAGCTCCCCTCAAAATTTCTCATATAAGAAATCTAATGTTGTAAGTTTAGAAAAAGGAAAATTACCGCCTCAAGCAGTTGATTTAGAAGAAGTTGTGTTAGGGGCGATGATGATTGATAAAAAAGGTGTGGATGAGATCATCGATATTCTTCAGCCTGAAGCCTTTTATAAAACTGCACATAATTATATATATGAGGCAATAAAAAAATTATTCGATAATTCTGAAGCAATTGACTTATTAACCGTTTCTAACCAATTAAAGAAAGACGGAAAATTTGATAAAGTTGGAGGTGATTATTATCTGATTCAGCTTACACAAAAAGTCTCGAGCTCGGCGCATATTGAGTTTCATGCCCGTATCATTCTTCAGAAATATATCCAAAGGAGCCTTATTAAAATTTCAAACGAGATCATAGAAGAAGCATTTGATGAGGGAGCAGATGTTTTTGATCTTTTAGATAATGCCGAAGCTAAACTTTATGAGGTAACTCAGGGGAATATTAAACGTTCTACAGAGACTGCTCAAAGTTTGGTAATACAGGCTAAAAAGAAAATTCAGGAGATCTCAAATAAAGAAGGGCTAAGTGGAGTACCTTCAGGTTTTGAAAAATTGGATGAGCTTACTTCGGGATGGCAGCCTTCAGATCTTATTATCGTTGCTGCGAGACCGGGTATGGGTAAAACCGCGCTTACTTTGTCTATGGCCAGAAATATAGCGGTAGATCAGGGAATTCCTGTTGCATTCTTTTCTCTGGAGATGGCATCGGTTCAGTTAATTACACGTCTTATATCTTCAGAAACAGGTCTTTCTTCAGAAAAACTCAGAACAGGTAAACTGGAACAACACGAGTGGGAACAGTTAAATGTGAAGGTAAAAGACCTGGAAAAAGCACCTTTGTTTATTGATGATACCCCGTCCCTTTCTATTTTCGACTTGCGTGCAAAGGCAAGACGTCTTGCGTCGCAACATGGTATCAGAATGATCGTTATTGATTACCTTCAGTTAATGACAGCCGGAGGTGGTCAAAAAGGAGGGAACAGGGAACAGGAAATTTCTACAATTTCCAGAAACCTTAAAGCTCTGGCAAAGGAATTAAATGTACCGGTAATCGCACTTTCCCAGTTATCACGTGCGGTGGAAACCAGGGGAGGTAGTAAAAGACCGTTGCTTTCTGACCTTAGGGAGTCTGGAGCGATTGAGCAGGATGCCGATATCGTATCTTTCATATATCGTCCTGAATACTATAAAATTGAGGAGTGGGATGACGAAGAAAGAACTCCAACTCAGGGACAGGCCGAATTTATCGTTGCAAAGCACCGTAATGGTGGTTTGGAAAATATAAGGCTTAAATTTATTGGTGAACTCGGTAAATTTGATAATTTAGAAGACTTTAGTTTCCCTTCAGAAATTCCTTCCAGTATGAATAGCGGGGATAACGAATTTGGAAGTCAGAATCTGCCGAATCCGAGCGCAGATGAAGCCTTTGGGAGTTCAATGAATAGTGATTTTGATGATAATGACGTGCCATTCTAA
- the thrS gene encoding threonine--tRNA ligase encodes MIKITLPDGSIKEFEKGTTPMQVAKSISEGLARNVISAKFNETTVETSTPLTVDGDLVLFTWNDEEGKKAFWHSTSHIMAQAIQELFPGAKLTIGPAIERGFYYDVDFGEQKISDNDFKRIEDKMLEIARGKHDFKMREVSKQEALDFYKKEGNSFKVELIENLEDGDITFCDHDSFTDLCRGGHIPNTGIVKAVKLTSVAGAYWRGDEKNPQLTRVYGISFPKQKELKEYLELLEEAKKRDHRKLGKELELFTFSKKVGQGLPLWLPKGAALRERLENFLKKAQKKAGYEMVVSPHIGHKELYVTSGHYAKYGEDSFQPISTPNEGEEFMLKPMNCPHHCEMYNATSWSYRDLPKRFAEFGTVYRYEQSGELHGLTRVRGFTQDDAHIFCMPEQLDEEFKKVIDLTLYVFSSLGFEDFTAQVSLRDPENKEKYIGSDDVWEKAEKAIINAADEKGLNYVVETGEAAFYGPKLDFMVKDALGRSWQLGTIQVDYNLPERFDLTYKGSDNESHRPVMIHRAPFGSMERFIAILLEHTGGNFPLWLMPEQAIILSLSEKYEKYSQKVLTLLENNEIRALVDNRNETIGKKIREAEVNKYPYMLIVGEQEAENGTISVRKHSEGDLGSMKIEDFADLINNEINSTLRPFKTEV; translated from the coding sequence ATGATCAAGATTACTCTGCCAGATGGCAGCATAAAAGAGTTCGAAAAAGGAACTACACCTATGCAGGTAGCGAAAAGCATAAGTGAAGGACTGGCGCGAAATGTTATTTCAGCCAAATTCAACGAAACAACTGTTGAAACTTCCACCCCATTAACCGTAGATGGAGATCTTGTATTGTTTACCTGGAACGATGAAGAAGGAAAGAAAGCGTTTTGGCATTCAACATCACACATTATGGCGCAGGCTATACAGGAATTGTTCCCGGGAGCCAAATTAACCATTGGCCCTGCAATTGAGAGGGGATTCTATTATGATGTTGATTTTGGAGAACAAAAAATTTCCGACAACGATTTTAAAAGAATCGAAGACAAGATGTTGGAAATAGCCAGAGGAAAGCATGACTTCAAAATGAGAGAGGTTTCTAAACAAGAAGCTCTTGACTTTTATAAGAAAGAAGGAAACAGCTTTAAGGTAGAACTTATAGAAAATCTTGAAGATGGAGATATCACATTTTGTGACCACGACAGTTTTACAGATCTATGTCGCGGCGGCCACATTCCTAATACCGGTATAGTAAAGGCTGTTAAACTTACTAGTGTTGCAGGTGCCTACTGGAGAGGAGACGAGAAAAACCCTCAACTTACAAGGGTTTATGGAATATCGTTTCCAAAACAAAAAGAACTAAAAGAATATCTTGAACTTCTGGAAGAAGCCAAAAAAAGAGATCATAGAAAATTAGGTAAAGAACTGGAACTGTTCACTTTTTCTAAAAAAGTTGGGCAGGGACTTCCATTATGGTTACCTAAAGGAGCAGCTTTAAGAGAAAGACTTGAAAATTTCCTGAAAAAAGCACAAAAGAAGGCCGGATATGAAATGGTGGTGAGTCCGCATATAGGTCATAAAGAACTTTATGTAACATCAGGTCACTATGCAAAATATGGTGAGGATAGTTTTCAACCCATAAGTACCCCAAATGAAGGTGAGGAATTCATGCTTAAACCGATGAATTGCCCACACCACTGCGAAATGTATAACGCTACATCTTGGAGTTACAGAGATCTACCTAAGAGATTTGCTGAATTCGGCACGGTATACAGATACGAGCAAAGTGGAGAACTTCATGGTTTAACCAGGGTTAGAGGTTTTACACAAGATGATGCTCATATCTTCTGTATGCCAGAGCAATTGGACGAAGAATTTAAAAAAGTAATAGATCTTACCTTATATGTATTCTCTTCTTTAGGATTTGAAGATTTTACTGCTCAGGTTTCCTTAAGGGATCCAGAGAATAAAGAGAAATATATAGGTTCTGATGATGTATGGGAGAAAGCGGAAAAAGCCATTATCAATGCAGCTGATGAGAAAGGTCTTAATTATGTAGTTGAAACGGGTGAAGCAGCTTTTTATGGTCCAAAACTGGATTTCATGGTAAAGGATGCTTTAGGAAGAAGCTGGCAGCTGGGGACAATACAGGTTGACTATAATTTACCTGAACGTTTTGACCTGACATATAAGGGAAGTGACAACGAGTCACATCGTCCGGTAATGATTCACAGAGCACCTTTTGGAAGTATGGAACGCTTCATCGCTATCCTTCTGGAACATACGGGTGGAAATTTCCCGCTTTGGTTAATGCCAGAGCAGGCTATTATTCTCTCGCTCAGTGAGAAATATGAAAAATACTCCCAAAAAGTTTTAACTTTGCTTGAAAATAACGAAATTCGCGCCCTTGTAGACAATAGAAATGAAACTATTGGTAAGAAAATAAGGGAAGCAGAAGTTAATAAATACCCTTATATGCTGATAGTTGGAGAGCAGGAAGCCGAAAATGGTACAATTTCTGTTCGAAAACATAGTGAAGGGGATTTAGGTAGTATGAAAATTGAAGATTTCGCCGATTTGATTAATAACGAAATCAATAGTACCTTAAGGCCTTTTAAAACTGAAGTTTAA
- a CDS encoding asparagine synthetase B translates to MDAETQSNHLKAYGIVYYSLESQLNVNWLLNYRGGSFLIADSEALIKECQIRGVDFELISDDKAEAILNEISSPSRNMESVSLEKAPKIAVYSPTGNKPWDDAVTMALTYAEIPYETIYDTEVLNDALLLYDWLHLHHEDFTGQYGKFYRAFRTAPWYIQEKKEAEELARELGYSKVSEEKLDVALKIRDYVVGGGFMFAMCSATDSFDIALAAEGVDIAEAMFDGDPSEPGYQSKIDFNKTFAFTNFELERSPMVYEFSSIDMTTKRQIGKEKDYFTLMDYSAKWDVVPTMLTQNHTRLVKGFMGQTTSYDRETLKPEVLIMGESKLNGEARYIHGIKGKGFFTFYGGHDPEDYQHRVGDPKTELELHPNSPGYRLILNNVLFPAAKKKEQKT, encoded by the coding sequence ATGGATGCAGAAACCCAGTCCAATCATTTAAAAGCTTATGGAATTGTATATTATTCATTGGAGAGCCAGCTTAATGTAAACTGGTTATTGAATTATCGAGGTGGTTCTTTTCTGATTGCAGATTCTGAAGCATTAATAAAAGAATGTCAGATAAGAGGTGTGGATTTTGAATTAATAAGTGACGATAAGGCCGAAGCTATTTTAAATGAGATCTCAAGTCCATCTAGAAATATGGAATCGGTCTCACTTGAAAAAGCTCCTAAAATTGCGGTCTACAGCCCAACTGGTAATAAGCCCTGGGATGATGCTGTTACGATGGCGCTTACCTATGCTGAAATTCCTTACGAAACAATATATGATACCGAAGTTTTGAATGATGCGTTGCTTTTGTATGATTGGTTGCATTTGCATCATGAAGATTTCACCGGGCAATATGGGAAATTTTACAGGGCCTTTAGAACTGCTCCGTGGTATATTCAGGAGAAAAAAGAGGCTGAAGAACTCGCCCGGGAACTTGGCTATTCCAAAGTATCTGAGGAAAAACTGGATGTAGCATTAAAGATCAGGGATTATGTAGTTGGCGGCGGATTTATGTTCGCAATGTGCAGTGCCACAGACAGTTTTGATATTGCACTGGCTGCAGAAGGTGTAGACATCGCCGAAGCTATGTTTGATGGAGATCCCAGTGAACCTGGCTACCAGTCTAAGATAGATTTTAATAAAACATTCGCCTTTACAAATTTTGAACTCGAGAGAAGTCCTATGGTCTACGAATTCTCTAGTATAGATATGACCACTAAGAGGCAGATAGGAAAAGAGAAAGATTATTTCACCCTGATGGATTATTCAGCAAAATGGGATGTTGTGCCAACTATGCTGACTCAAAATCACACCCGGCTGGTTAAAGGTTTTATGGGGCAAACCACTAGTTATGATCGTGAAACCTTGAAACCTGAAGTATTAATAATGGGGGAGAGTAAACTTAATGGAGAAGCAAGATATATTCATGGAATAAAGGGTAAAGGTTTTTTTACCTTTTATGGTGGACATGATCCGGAAGATTATCAGCATAGGGTAGGTGACCCTAAAACCGAACTAGAATTACATCCCAACTCACCGGGGTATCGCCTAATTTTAAATAATGTGCTGTTTCCGGCAGCAAAAAAGAAGGAACAAAAAACGTAA
- a CDS encoding transketolase, producing the protein MPDINELQDFATQVRRDILRQVHKVNSGHPGGSLGCTEFFTALYKVVMKHNTNFDMDAKEEDLFFLSNGHISPVYYSVLARTGYFPVEELNTFRLIDSRLQGHPTTHEGLPGIRIASGSLGQGMSVAIGAAQTKKLNKDKNLVFSLHGDGELQEGQNWEAIMYAAGNNVDNLIATVDLNGQQIDGSTETVLPLGNLRDKFEAFGWDVLDIKDGNDIQQVIDGLNDAKERTGKGKPVCVLMHTVMGHGVDFMMHTHAWHGKAPNDEQLETALNQNPETIGDY; encoded by the coding sequence ATGCCAGACATCAACGAATTACAAGATTTTGCTACCCAGGTTCGCCGGGATATTTTAAGGCAGGTTCATAAAGTGAATTCAGGCCATCCGGGAGGATCCCTTGGTTGTACAGAATTTTTTACCGCCCTTTATAAGGTTGTAATGAAGCACAACACAAATTTCGATATGGACGCTAAGGAAGAGGATCTTTTCTTTCTTTCCAACGGTCACATTTCTCCGGTTTATTATAGTGTTCTAGCCAGAACAGGATATTTTCCTGTAGAGGAATTGAACACTTTTAGACTTATAGATTCCCGTTTACAGGGACATCCAACTACGCATGAAGGTCTACCTGGTATTAGAATCGCATCCGGATCTCTTGGACAGGGAATGAGTGTTGCCATAGGTGCAGCTCAAACCAAAAAGCTTAACAAGGATAAAAATCTGGTTTTCTCTCTTCACGGAGATGGAGAACTTCAGGAAGGACAGAACTGGGAAGCGATCATGTATGCTGCCGGGAACAATGTAGATAATCTTATCGCTACTGTAGATCTTAACGGTCAGCAAATTGACGGAAGTACAGAAACTGTTCTGCCACTTGGAAACCTAAGAGACAAATTTGAAGCCTTTGGCTGGGATGTATTGGACATTAAGGATGGAAATGACATTCAACAAGTAATAGATGGACTTAATGACGCAAAAGAAAGAACAGGAAAAGGAAAACCTGTTTGTGTACTTATGCATACCGTAATGGGACATGGAGTAGATTTCATGATGCACACACATGCGTGGCACGGGAAAGCTCCAAATGATGAACAGCTGGAAACAGCACTTAATCAAAACCCTGAAACCATTGGAGATTATTAA
- the rpmI gene encoding 50S ribosomal protein L35, with translation MPKMKTKSSAKKRFKLTGTGKIKRKHAFKSHILTKKSKKRKLALTHSTLVHDADKDNVKLQLRLK, from the coding sequence ATGCCTAAAATGAAAACGAAATCCAGTGCTAAGAAGCGTTTTAAGCTTACAGGTACAGGTAAAATTAAAAGAAAGCACGCGTTTAAGAGTCACATCTTAACAAAGAAGTCTAAGAAACGTAAGCTAGCCTTAACTCACAGTACATTAGTACATGATGCAGATAAGGATAATGTCAAACTTCAATTACGTTTAAAGTAA
- a CDS encoding acetyl-CoA carboxylase carboxyltransferase subunit alpha has translation MEYLDFEQPIKELEEQYAKACNIGEESEVDVTATCKQIEKKLIEKKKEIYKNLSPWQRVQLSRHPNRPYTLDYINAICGDTFLELHGDRNVKDDKAMIGGLGKIDDQSFMFIGQQKGYNTKTRQYRNFGMANPEGYRKALRLMRSAEKFGVPVVCFVDTPGAYPGLEAEERGQGEAIARNILEMTRLKVPIIVVIIGEGASGGALGIGVGDKVLMLENTWYSVISPESCSSILWRSWEYKEIAAEALKLTATDMKKQKLIDEIIKEPLGGAHSNKEETFNKVKTSITKAYDEFKNLSPEDLVEKRMDKYLDMGVFKG, from the coding sequence ATGGAATATTTAGATTTTGAACAACCTATAAAAGAGCTTGAAGAGCAATATGCAAAAGCCTGTAATATTGGCGAAGAAAGCGAGGTTGATGTGACTGCCACTTGTAAGCAGATCGAAAAGAAGTTAATCGAAAAGAAAAAGGAAATCTACAAGAACCTTAGCCCGTGGCAAAGAGTTCAGCTTTCCAGACACCCTAACAGACCGTATACCCTGGATTATATCAACGCGATTTGCGGTGATACTTTCTTAGAATTGCACGGAGATCGTAATGTTAAGGATGATAAAGCAATGATTGGTGGATTAGGAAAGATCGACGATCAGAGTTTTATGTTCATTGGGCAGCAAAAAGGGTATAATACCAAAACTCGTCAATACCGTAATTTCGGTATGGCAAATCCTGAAGGTTATCGTAAGGCGCTACGCCTAATGAGGTCTGCAGAAAAATTTGGAGTACCAGTAGTATGTTTTGTAGATACTCCCGGTGCATATCCAGGTCTTGAAGCTGAAGAAAGAGGACAGGGTGAGGCCATTGCGAGAAATATTCTTGAAATGACCCGTTTAAAAGTGCCGATCATTGTAGTGATTATCGGTGAAGGTGCCAGTGGTGGTGCTTTAGGTATAGGTGTAGGTGATAAAGTCCTTATGCTGGAAAATACCTGGTATTCTGTAATTTCTCCGGAGTCCTGTTCTTCAATTTTATGGAGGAGCTGGGAATACAAAGAGATTGCTGCCGAAGCTCTTAAGCTTACGGCTACAGATATGAAGAAACAAAAGCTTATTGATGAGATCATCAAGGAGCCACTTGGAGGAGCTCATAGTAATAAAGAGGAAACTTTTAATAAGGTAAAAACTTCAATTACGAAAGCTTACGATGAATTTAAAAACTTATCCCCCGAAGATCTTGTAGAAAAGCGGATGGATAAATATTTAGACATGGGAGTGTTTAAAGGATAA
- a CDS encoding LptF/LptG family permease, which translates to MKILDWYILKRYLGTFFMMLVLFIPIGITVNLAEKIDKILENEVPFIEVVYYYVDFTVYFANLLFPIFLFLSVIWFTSKLAMNTEIVAFLSSGVSFYRFLRPYLVGATIVCIGALILAMYLAPQASKGFNEFKYQYLKHGEQTQETNDVYRQINDNEYIYASHFQPKTKSARNFTLEHFEGNELKFKISASNLRYDEKDSLYKLTRVDKRIIGKEEDSIRFYRTLDTILPFEFDELTPESYIAETLNYTELNDFIAKERRRGSGNINRYLVVAYKRWSIPISAFILTIIAVAVASFKRRGGMGINLAVGITLAFIFIFFDKVFGTMAEQSTFSPLIAVWFPNMVFGVLAVVLLFRAKR; encoded by the coding sequence TTGAAAATTTTAGATTGGTATATACTTAAAAGGTATCTGGGAACCTTCTTTATGATGTTGGTTCTTTTTATACCTATTGGTATTACGGTGAATCTTGCCGAAAAGATCGATAAGATCCTAGAAAATGAAGTGCCTTTTATTGAGGTGGTTTATTATTATGTGGATTTCACTGTTTATTTCGCAAATCTGCTATTTCCTATTTTCCTGTTTTTATCAGTTATCTGGTTTACCTCCAAACTTGCGATGAATACAGAAATCGTTGCCTTTTTAAGTAGTGGGGTTTCATTTTATAGATTTTTAAGACCGTATCTGGTTGGCGCTACTATTGTTTGTATAGGGGCGCTTATTCTGGCTATGTATCTTGCGCCTCAGGCCAGTAAAGGTTTTAATGAGTTCAAATATCAATACCTGAAACACGGTGAACAAACTCAGGAAACCAATGATGTTTACCGGCAGATAAATGATAATGAATATATCTATGCCAGCCATTTTCAACCTAAAACAAAATCGGCCCGAAACTTTACCCTGGAGCATTTTGAAGGTAATGAATTAAAGTTCAAGATTAGTGCTTCCAATTTGCGCTATGATGAAAAGGATAGCCTTTATAAATTAACCAGGGTAGATAAAAGGATTATAGGAAAGGAAGAAGATAGTATTCGGTTTTACAGGACCCTGGACACGATCCTGCCATTTGAATTTGATGAGCTTACTCCGGAATCCTATATAGCCGAAACCTTAAATTATACAGAGCTTAACGACTTTATCGCGAAGGAGCGTAGAAGAGGATCTGGTAATATAAACAGATATTTGGTCGTTGCCTATAAGAGATGGAGTATTCCAATTTCGGCGTTCATCTTGACCATTATTGCTGTGGCCGTGGCTTCCTTTAAAAGAAGAGGAGGGATGGGTATAAATCTGGCAGTTGGAATCACCCTGGCGTTTATATTTATATTTTTCGATAAGGTATTCGGAACAATGGCAGAGCAGTCAACGTTTTCACCACTAATCGCTGTATGGTTTCCGAATATGGTTTTCGGTGTTCTGGCTGTGGTCCTGCTATTCCGTGCGAAACGTTAA
- a CDS encoding secondary thiamine-phosphate synthase enzyme YjbQ translates to MKIFQNEISLKPRSRGFHLITEEIKSQFDEIQTIDVGFLHIFIKHTSAGLAINENADPTVREDFESHFNRMVPENQPYYKHTLEGPDDMPAHIKSSLTGTSLQIPITKGALNLGTWQGIYLCEHRNEGGSRNVILTAYGH, encoded by the coding sequence ATGAAGATTTTTCAGAATGAGATCTCATTGAAACCCAGATCTAGAGGTTTCCATTTGATCACCGAGGAAATTAAATCTCAATTTGATGAGATCCAAACTATAGATGTCGGTTTTCTCCATATTTTTATTAAACATACTTCTGCCGGTCTGGCGATTAATGAAAATGCAGATCCTACGGTAAGGGAGGATTTTGAAAGTCATTTTAATAGGATGGTGCCCGAAAATCAACCTTATTATAAGCATACTCTGGAAGGTCCAGACGATATGCCGGCACATATAAAATCATCTTTAACCGGAACCTCCTTACAGATCCCAATCACAAAGGGTGCTTTAAATTTGGGTACCTGGCAGGGGATATATTTATGTGAACATAGGAATGAGGGCGGTAGCCGGAATGTAATCCTTACGGCTTATGGACATTAA
- the infC gene encoding translation initiation factor IF-3: protein MAIRRKKPNRFGRQKEEQHRINEKIKADEVRLVGDNVEMDVYPIRKALSIAQEMGLDLVEISPNAKPPVVKAMDYKKFLYEQKKREKAMKAKATKVVVKEIRFGPNTDDHDYEFKKRNAEKFLKDGAKLKAFVFFKGRSIVFKDKGEILLLRLAQDLEELGKVEQMPKLEGKRMTMFMAPKKSK, encoded by the coding sequence ATAGCAATACGAAGAAAAAAACCGAATAGATTCGGCCGACAAAAAGAAGAGCAACACCGGATCAACGAGAAGATTAAAGCAGACGAGGTGCGCCTTGTAGGTGATAACGTAGAAATGGATGTATATCCAATCAGGAAAGCCCTGTCTATCGCACAGGAGATGGGTCTTGATCTGGTAGAAATTTCTCCGAATGCCAAGCCACCGGTGGTTAAAGCCATGGATTACAAAAAGTTTCTTTATGAACAAAAGAAACGTGAGAAAGCCATGAAAGCCAAAGCTACTAAAGTAGTGGTAAAAGAAATTCGTTTTGGTCCTAATACAGATGACCATGATTACGAATTCAAAAAACGTAATGCTGAGAAATTCTTGAAGGACGGTGCAAAATTAAAAGCCTTTGTATTTTTTAAAGGACGTTCAATTGTCTTCAAAGACAAGGGAGAAATTCTACTTTTAAGACTTGCCCAGGATCTGGAAGAGCTTGGTAAGGTAGAGCAAATGCCTAAACTTGAAGGTAAGCGTATGACAATGTTCATGGCACCTAAGAAATCGAAATAA
- the rplT gene encoding 50S ribosomal protein L20 → MPRSVNSVAKRARRKKVLKQAKGYFGRRKNVWTVAKNAVDKAMLYAYRDRKAKKRNFRSLWIMRINAAARQEGLSYSQFMGKIKANEIGLNRKVLADLAMNNPEAFKAIVEKVK, encoded by the coding sequence ATGCCAAGATCAGTAAATTCTGTTGCCAAAAGGGCACGTAGAAAAAAAGTTTTAAAGCAAGCAAAAGGATATTTCGGACGTCGTAAAAACGTTTGGACTGTTGCTAAAAATGCGGTTGACAAAGCTATGCTTTATGCATACAGAGACCGTAAAGCTAAGAAACGTAACTTCCGTTCTTTATGGATTATGCGTATTAACGCTGCAGCCAGACAAGAAGGATTATCTTATTCTCAATTTATGGGGAAAATCAAAGCCAATGAAATTGGACTAAACCGTAAGGTTCTTGCCGATTTGGCGATGAATAACCCAGAGGCTTTCAAAGCAATTGTAGAAAAAGTAAAATAA